One stretch of Prosthecobacter dejongeii DNA includes these proteins:
- a CDS encoding GNAT family N-acetyltransferase, whose translation MTASHSKEDIRAFLIAKTGLNPAKAEDSSIIVGSGLVDSFGLVALLAEIEQRFGVFPDLMSLDPAEYATLGGLTKIVSTALNLPETEATPSSPAGAAATASSSSGPEIQRLAKGSPEWQQVPALMKEMFQGFAGQGLRLPLVEGGEKLWLQSLERLPESVFLVLGASVGGQLVSFASAHCKMLPAHLGGGMVGEISYVYVKPEARRHGLAGRMVAQMEDWLKSSKVRSIEIQVLTGNEGALAFWRRSGFGDELVQMRK comes from the coding sequence ATGACCGCCTCCCACTCCAAAGAAGACATCCGCGCCTTTCTCATTGCCAAAACCGGACTCAACCCCGCCAAAGCTGAGGATAGCTCCATCATCGTGGGCTCCGGTCTGGTGGATTCCTTTGGCCTCGTGGCCCTGCTGGCCGAGATCGAACAGCGCTTCGGCGTCTTCCCAGACCTCATGAGCCTGGACCCCGCCGAATACGCCACCCTGGGCGGCCTAACCAAAATTGTTTCCACCGCGCTCAACCTCCCCGAAACCGAGGCCACCCCCAGCAGCCCCGCAGGCGCAGCAGCCACCGCCTCATCCTCGTCCGGGCCTGAAATCCAGCGCCTCGCCAAAGGCAGTCCCGAGTGGCAGCAGGTGCCCGCTTTGATGAAGGAAATGTTCCAAGGCTTTGCCGGGCAGGGCCTGCGTTTACCTCTCGTCGAAGGCGGCGAAAAACTCTGGCTGCAATCGCTGGAGCGACTCCCTGAGTCCGTCTTCCTCGTCCTCGGGGCCAGCGTCGGCGGTCAACTCGTCAGCTTCGCCAGCGCCCACTGCAAGATGCTGCCCGCCCACCTCGGCGGCGGCATGGTGGGAGAGATCAGCTACGTCTATGTGAAGCCCGAAGCCCGCCGCCACGGCCTCGCCGGCCGCATGGTCGCCCAGATGGAAGACTGGCTGAAAAGCAGCAAAGTCCGCTCCATCGAGATCCAAGTCCTCACCGGCAACGAAGGCGCCCTCGCCTTCTGGCGCCGCAGCGGCTTCGGTGATGAACTGGTGCAGATGCGGAAGTGA
- a CDS encoding aldo/keto reductase, whose protein sequence is MNLTRTAYGTWSGGKFMHFGEMLDDERYIRMIRSAFDQGVRTFVTADVYGSGRADSMLGQALQGLPRDEYSLVGMVGHDFYEGLRSGAKGYPRFTEASLHQPEQYGSYLTMATEKSLQRCGADKFDLLMLHNPDTVGYTSEVVWDGLTALKDKGLTDRLGIAPGPANGFTLDMIDCFERFGDRMDWAMIILNPLEPWPGQHVLPAAKKHGVDILTRVVDYGGIFHDDVKPGHKFRDGDHRTHRPAGWVDHAGEKMEKIRHIADKHGLTMIQLACLWDLAQEPVKSVVPTLIQEAGEGAKSIESKLAELASLPVENILSAEEVEMIRQIGDNTGCMTLKGASQRHEGQEARPDEWPMRPELLSLASRWDLGTAW, encoded by the coding sequence ATGAACCTCACACGCACAGCTTACGGCACTTGGAGTGGCGGCAAATTCATGCACTTCGGTGAAATGCTGGATGATGAACGCTACATCCGCATGATTCGCAGCGCTTTTGACCAGGGTGTCCGCACCTTTGTCACCGCCGATGTCTATGGCTCAGGACGGGCAGACTCCATGCTGGGGCAGGCGCTCCAGGGCCTGCCGCGAGATGAGTACAGCCTCGTCGGCATGGTGGGGCATGATTTCTATGAAGGCCTTCGTTCAGGTGCCAAAGGCTACCCCCGTTTTACCGAGGCCAGTCTCCACCAGCCAGAGCAATATGGCAGCTACCTGACCATGGCCACGGAGAAGTCGCTCCAACGATGCGGGGCAGATAAGTTTGACCTCCTGATGCTGCACAATCCCGATACTGTGGGTTACACCAGTGAAGTCGTGTGGGATGGCTTGACGGCCTTGAAGGACAAAGGGCTGACAGATCGTCTCGGCATCGCCCCTGGCCCGGCCAATGGCTTCACGCTGGATATGATTGACTGTTTTGAGCGCTTCGGTGACCGCATGGACTGGGCCATGATTATTTTGAATCCCCTGGAGCCCTGGCCCGGCCAGCATGTTCTACCTGCGGCTAAAAAGCACGGGGTGGACATCCTCACTCGCGTAGTGGACTACGGCGGTATCTTCCATGATGACGTGAAACCTGGGCACAAATTCCGCGATGGGGATCACCGCACCCACCGCCCAGCGGGCTGGGTGGACCATGCAGGTGAGAAGATGGAAAAGATCCGTCACATTGCAGACAAACATGGCCTTACCATGATCCAGCTAGCCTGTCTCTGGGACTTGGCTCAAGAGCCTGTAAAAAGCGTCGTGCCCACCCTCATCCAAGAAGCCGGCGAAGGCGCCAAGAGCATCGAGAGCAAGTTGGCTGAGCTTGCTTCACTGCCAGTCGAAAACATCCTCAGTGCTGAAGAAGTGGAGATGATCCGCCAGATCGGTGACAACACCGGTTGTATGACGCTCAAAGGAGCCAGCCAGCGCCATGAGGGGCAGGAGGCTCGGCCGGATGAATGGCCCATGCGTCCTGAATTGCTCTCACTCGCCAGTCGCTGGGATTTGGGCACTGCCTGGTAG
- a CDS encoding RHS repeat-associated core domain-containing protein, whose translation MAKFSSATSVVEYLYDSFGRASGQQGAGAYPVTYGFNEYGDQNSLSTYRIPGQPDVTTWAFDPSSGLLHYKQDAAGQRTTYAYHTASAQAATRTWARQVGGQALVKTLVYDVTGRVSGQTYSDDTPPVSYSFRRDGSLSQWVDAAGSHTYADHSPEGIPQLETISGDVDDALAGLEIRMPVDGLGRRVGYQSQLLPERGLVNEQAVVLPAARWSYGSRGELARVSSGSRSITFEQAADATSATRTLTRQDTVASSLSLTTVEVSSLAQGMRTITHSRSGYTQSRTVGTTGTPSTGVDIRAVDPDFGIGNYSGHGGWRYTYDSKGQVLRDRKLFTLNGTNFSELSYRDISRNLVGDSGGFYEDNSLNQRTMNYRDFTWVDGLALDPSSVMVNDVMPAVEGKWFGEVIQGTMQPQWKHVEVTVPDNVSSGLVLSQTGKLYIPPQHDALSHDADGNLTDDARWKYHWDAENRLKQLTTQAAAVTAGVPELRLSFSYDAQSRRVRKKVEEKVSSVWELRSDVRFIYDGWNLMAEVEYHGGAKDAPKVSSSPGTRAYVKRSYVWGPDVSGSWDGAGGVGGLLALTRHERGTQSAESYWVNMDLNGNVIGLVSSTQADRYAVYDYDGYGLCIRANEPEEGLNAVRFSSKYTDVETGLVYYGYRYYSPVMTQWISRDPIGEKGGVNLYGMVGNDVVTRVDYLGKKSVKVAFVFDDRASQSFNNTMFPGNTMPEWEARARSAMADLKEVLDRCNDLGVKIDCSQVYGEWSPLDSADPLGNDQLFGKNPLSGSDLPGGFDSLGNPGKLKTPPPAGIYDALKELNKKIKWPDSHFHVILTGRWTSGLFKVNGMAGRTDNLILLNMSASKWTLPHEMGHVIKWIDAASQKTHSNEKSNLMYTDGSSGQPDCQWCHKLKDYINK comes from the coding sequence GTGGCCAAGTTCAGCAGTGCCACCAGTGTGGTGGAGTACCTCTATGATAGCTTTGGCCGTGCCTCGGGCCAGCAGGGCGCTGGCGCTTACCCAGTGACCTACGGATTCAATGAATATGGGGATCAAAATAGTCTCTCAACCTACAGAATACCGGGCCAGCCGGATGTGACCACCTGGGCGTTTGATCCATCCAGCGGGCTCTTGCATTACAAACAGGACGCCGCAGGCCAGCGCACCACCTATGCCTACCACACCGCTTCGGCCCAGGCGGCCACGCGCACCTGGGCGCGGCAGGTCGGGGGGCAGGCCCTAGTGAAGACACTCGTTTATGACGTCACGGGACGTGTTTCAGGCCAGACTTACAGCGATGACACCCCGCCGGTGAGTTACAGTTTCCGGCGAGATGGCAGCCTCAGCCAGTGGGTGGATGCGGCGGGCAGCCACACCTATGCAGACCACTCGCCCGAGGGCATCCCTCAGCTAGAAACCATCAGTGGCGATGTGGATGACGCTCTGGCTGGCCTGGAGATCCGCATGCCGGTGGATGGCTTGGGACGGCGGGTCGGTTACCAAAGTCAGCTCTTGCCCGAGCGCGGGCTGGTGAATGAACAGGCCGTGGTGCTGCCAGCCGCACGCTGGAGTTACGGCTCGCGGGGGGAACTGGCGCGTGTCAGCTCAGGCAGCCGCAGCATCACCTTTGAACAGGCGGCAGATGCCACCTCCGCCACCCGCACGCTGACGCGGCAGGACACGGTGGCTTCCAGCTTGTCATTGACCACGGTGGAGGTATCCTCGCTGGCCCAGGGCATGCGCACCATCACCCACAGTCGCAGTGGTTACACCCAATCCCGCACGGTGGGGACCACAGGCACCCCATCCACCGGAGTGGACATCCGAGCGGTGGACCCAGACTTCGGGATTGGTAATTATTCCGGCCACGGAGGTTGGCGTTACACCTATGACAGCAAGGGCCAGGTGCTGCGGGATCGAAAACTGTTCACCTTGAATGGCACGAATTTCAGTGAGCTTAGTTATCGAGACATTTCGCGTAACCTCGTTGGTGATAGTGGCGGTTTTTATGAAGACAATTCTCTCAATCAAAGAACCATGAACTACCGCGACTTTACGTGGGTGGATGGCTTGGCGTTAGATCCTAGCAGCGTTATGGTTAATGACGTTATGCCCGCCGTCGAAGGAAAGTGGTTTGGGGAGGTTATCCAAGGTACCATGCAGCCACAGTGGAAGCATGTGGAGGTGACTGTTCCAGACAACGTCAGCTCTGGCCTTGTGCTGAGTCAGACTGGCAAACTCTACATTCCGCCACAGCATGATGCCCTCAGCCATGATGCCGACGGCAATCTCACCGATGATGCTCGCTGGAAATACCATTGGGATGCGGAGAATCGGCTTAAACAACTAACCACGCAGGCCGCCGCCGTGACGGCAGGTGTGCCAGAGCTACGCTTGAGCTTCAGCTACGACGCGCAGAGCCGACGCGTGCGTAAGAAGGTGGAGGAAAAGGTCAGCAGCGTGTGGGAACTGCGCAGTGATGTGCGGTTTATCTACGATGGCTGGAACCTGATGGCGGAAGTGGAATACCACGGCGGGGCGAAAGACGCGCCGAAGGTGAGCAGCAGCCCCGGAACAAGAGCCTACGTGAAACGCAGCTACGTGTGGGGCCCGGACGTGAGCGGGAGCTGGGATGGAGCCGGCGGTGTGGGAGGCCTGCTAGCGCTGACACGCCATGAACGCGGCACGCAGAGTGCCGAAAGCTACTGGGTCAACATGGACCTCAACGGCAACGTAATCGGCCTAGTGAGCAGTACACAGGCTGATCGCTACGCCGTGTATGACTACGATGGTTATGGCCTTTGCATCCGAGCAAACGAACCGGAAGAAGGTCTGAATGCTGTGAGGTTCAGTAGCAAGTATACGGATGTAGAAACCGGACTAGTCTACTACGGCTACCGCTACTACTCGCCAGTAATGACCCAATGGATCAGCCGAGATCCGATTGGGGAGAAAGGCGGGGTCAATCTTTATGGGATGGTTGGCAATGATGTGGTTACTCGGGTGGATTATTTGGGAAAAAAAAGCGTTAAGGTTGCTTTTGTTTTTGATGATAGGGCAAGTCAAAGTTTTAATAACACGATGTTTCCGGGTAACACAATGCCTGAATGGGAAGCAAGAGCTCGTTCTGCAATGGCCGATTTGAAAGAAGTGCTTGATAGATGCAACGATTTAGGAGTCAAAATAGATTGTAGCCAAGTATACGGCGAATGGAGCCCTCTCGATTCTGCTGACCCGTTAGGGAACGATCAATTGTTTGGTAAAAACCCGCTTAGCGGATCAGATTTACCTGGTGGCTTTGATAGCTTAGGAAACCCAGGTAAACTAAAAACCCCGCCCCCAGCTGGGATCTATGACGCGTTAAAGGAGCTGAATAAAAAGATAAAGTGGCCTGATAGTCACTTTCATGTAATTCTGACGGGTAGATGGACAAGTGGTTTATTCAAGGTTAATGGGATGGCTGGTAGGACGGACAACCTTATTCTTTTGAATATGTCGGCTTCAAAGTGGACCCTGCCACACGAGATGGGACATGTTATAAAATGGATTGATGCCGCGAGCCAAAAAACTCATAGTAATGAAAAAAGCAATTTAATGTATACAGATGGATCTAGTGGCCAGCCGGATTGTCAATGGTGTCATAAGTTAAAGGATTATATTAATAAATAA
- a CDS encoding transposase produces the protein MKTTRRLDSQGHAMEQQLVGINAKIAPYPAARSWSGGRRRVVGKGPLESYCYHVMSRTCGGEVFFDEIEKEALKRLMWRLADFSGVKLVTYCIMGNHFHVLVEVPRREVWLQRFAGPTGEEKLFEHLRLLYSKTYLAFLREEFAELRRLGLEARVQEKLEALYKRFCDLSLYVKEVKERFSRWFNKRRGRRGTLWMDRFKSVMVESGGEALRTMAAYIDLNPVRAGLVEDLKDYRWCGYGEAVGGSRRAQRGLCKVVAKPVDGWVKHEAAKAYRCLLYASGREVRDAQNTNVVRPGVTAEEARKVLAEKGKLSPAELVRLRRVRYFTDGLVLGSQAFVESVFEENREWFGPKRKDGARKLSECAGNLFSLRRLRVRAVG, from the coding sequence ATGAAAACCACCCGAAGGCTTGATTCTCAGGGCCATGCGATGGAGCAGCAGCTTGTTGGGATTAATGCCAAGATTGCTCCTTATCCTGCGGCGCGTTCTTGGTCGGGCGGGCGCAGGCGGGTGGTGGGAAAGGGACCCTTGGAAAGTTACTGTTACCACGTCATGTCGCGCACCTGTGGTGGTGAGGTCTTCTTTGATGAAATTGAAAAGGAAGCGCTGAAACGGCTCATGTGGCGGCTGGCGGACTTTTCAGGCGTGAAGCTGGTGACTTACTGCATCATGGGCAATCACTTCCATGTGTTGGTGGAGGTGCCTCGCAGGGAGGTGTGGTTGCAACGATTCGCAGGGCCCACGGGTGAAGAAAAACTCTTTGAACATCTGCGCCTGCTTTATAGTAAGACCTACTTGGCCTTCCTGCGTGAGGAGTTCGCGGAACTGCGTCGCCTGGGACTGGAAGCCCGGGTGCAAGAGAAACTGGAAGCTCTCTACAAACGTTTTTGCGACCTGTCCCTTTACGTCAAGGAGGTCAAAGAACGCTTCAGCCGTTGGTTCAACAAACGCCGGGGCCGACGCGGCACGTTGTGGATGGATCGTTTCAAAAGCGTGATGGTGGAAAGTGGGGGCGAAGCGCTGCGGACGATGGCGGCTTACATTGATCTGAACCCGGTGCGGGCGGGATTGGTGGAAGATCTCAAAGACTATCGCTGGTGTGGGTATGGCGAGGCCGTGGGTGGTAGCCGGAGAGCCCAGCGTGGGCTGTGCAAAGTGGTGGCTAAACCTGTGGATGGATGGGTGAAACACGAGGCGGCAAAGGCCTACCGCTGCCTGCTGTATGCCAGTGGCAGGGAAGTGAGAGATGCGCAAAACACAAACGTGGTTAGGCCAGGAGTGACTGCAGAGGAGGCCCGGAAAGTATTGGCCGAGAAGGGGAAACTAAGTCCCGCAGAACTGGTGCGGCTGCGACGAGTGCGCTACTTTACCGATGGGCTGGTGCTAGGAAGCCAGGCGTTTGTGGAGAGCGTGTTTGAAGAGAACCGAGAGTGGTTCGGCCCAAAACGCAAGGATGGAGCGCGAAAGCTGAGCGAGTGCGCGGGGAATCTGTTTTCTCTTCGCCGATTGCGAGTGCGTGCGGTGGGGTGA
- a CDS encoding MBOAT family O-acyltransferase: MLFHTLTFWVFFALFLAIYWRLGLRGQNILLLVATNFFYGWWDWRFLPLIWYLVSVDFFIGRQLGRESRPSFRKGWVALSLISNLGLLFVFKYLNFFAGETCHLMGLFGYACDVPGWIKNIILPLGISFHTFQTVSYIMDVYRRKEAPVQRWVDYALFCGFFPQLLAGPIERSSTLMPQLFTPRQPLSADDFSEGLYHLMVGFFKKVVIADNMAVLVNHIFSLPPEQLSAWEVLLGSYAFAFQVYGDFSGYSSMAQGIAKWMGFNLSWNFKIPFLATSPQVFWQRWHITLSTWLRDYLFMPLMRMTWLQGMTKVYAVAIIVQLASGVWHGANWTFLFWGLLHGVYLCLQLWLTRRGWFAEPPAGSSLLRRMPWIIGTFHLMCVGMILFRADNIGQAGALFMAFGSRWQITEFVIYGLAQLLLFAGPLMVFEGWLETKKDHLALLKVSWPARTSVYAVMLLMIWFLPPENTHEFIYFQF, from the coding sequence ATGCTGTTTCATACTTTAACATTCTGGGTCTTTTTTGCGCTGTTCCTGGCTATTTACTGGCGTCTGGGACTTCGTGGTCAAAATATCCTGCTGCTTGTCGCTACCAATTTCTTTTACGGCTGGTGGGACTGGCGCTTTCTACCGCTGATTTGGTACTTAGTGAGTGTGGATTTCTTCATCGGTCGGCAGCTTGGAAGGGAGTCTCGGCCCAGCTTCCGCAAAGGCTGGGTGGCCCTGTCACTCATCTCCAATTTAGGGCTGCTTTTTGTCTTTAAATACCTGAATTTCTTTGCTGGAGAGACCTGCCATTTGATGGGCCTCTTTGGTTATGCCTGTGACGTGCCAGGATGGATCAAAAACATCATTTTGCCTCTCGGGATCTCCTTTCACACCTTTCAGACCGTCAGCTACATCATGGACGTGTATCGGCGGAAGGAGGCCCCCGTGCAAAGATGGGTGGATTACGCCTTATTCTGCGGTTTTTTTCCGCAGCTCTTGGCAGGGCCTATCGAGCGCAGCTCCACGCTGATGCCGCAGCTTTTTACCCCCCGTCAGCCGCTGAGCGCGGATGATTTTTCGGAGGGGCTCTATCACCTGATGGTGGGCTTTTTCAAAAAGGTGGTCATCGCCGATAACATGGCCGTCTTGGTGAATCACATCTTTAGCCTGCCTCCAGAGCAGCTCAGTGCCTGGGAAGTGTTGCTCGGCTCCTATGCCTTTGCTTTTCAGGTGTATGGAGATTTCTCCGGTTACAGCTCCATGGCGCAGGGCATCGCGAAATGGATGGGCTTTAACCTGAGCTGGAACTTTAAGATCCCGTTCCTGGCCACCTCTCCCCAGGTCTTCTGGCAGCGCTGGCACATCACCCTTTCCACCTGGCTGCGAGACTACCTCTTCATGCCGCTGATGCGCATGACCTGGCTGCAGGGCATGACCAAGGTCTATGCCGTGGCCATCATCGTTCAGCTTGCCAGTGGCGTCTGGCATGGGGCGAACTGGACGTTTCTTTTCTGGGGCCTGCTGCATGGTGTGTACCTGTGCCTACAGTTGTGGCTGACGCGTCGCGGTTGGTTTGCGGAGCCGCCCGCCGGCAGTAGCCTGCTACGCCGCATGCCCTGGATCATCGGCACCTTTCACCTCATGTGCGTGGGCATGATCCTCTTCCGTGCCGATAACATCGGGCAGGCGGGGGCGCTGTTCATGGCCTTCGGTTCACGCTGGCAGATCACAGAGTTTGTGATTTATGGGCTCGCTCAGTTGCTGCTGTTTGCGGGGCCGCTGATGGTTTTTGAGGGCTGGCTAGAAACTAAAAAGGATCACCTCGCTCTTCTAAAAGTCTCCTGGCCCGCCCGCACGTCGGTGTATGCTGTCATGCTGCTCATGATCTGGTTCTTACCGCCAGAAAACACCCATGAATTCATCTACTTCCAGTTCTGA
- a CDS encoding amino acid adenylation domain-containing protein, whose product MRDLISAAFQTHPHLPALSLPQGEVSYHALWEAAGQVAKSLQSLPPGPIGILGGREPAMYVGLLAAMLSGRAYVPLNAKFPPSRLAEMLRVAGCAGVLHDPASQPLLESLFAEAQLSLADTRTVSGPSPLGDVTLSVPGADAGLTKSGTENEAFAYILFTSGSTGKPKGIGITPENLQTYLAHATAAYGVAPGDRASQMFELTFDLSVHDLFVTWLGGGCLCVPAGMDMMAPARFILTQRITHWFSVPSTASLLARLRLLRENAFPTLKQSLFCGEALPTALAQQWQAAAPHSQVWNLYGPTEATIAITAHQVGTAGDGEERPVVPIGQPFPGHRTALVVDGKPVAAGEAGELWLSGPQVSPGYLANEEKTREAFVTLSADPDDSRWYRTGDLVRAGEDGTLHYLGRLDSQIQVHGHRVELGEVETALRSAAGGRSVAAIGWPRSGATIEGIVAFAEGSGTPEDAQALLATLQTQLPAYMVPSRIVFVATMPLNSNGKTDRNALALLLP is encoded by the coding sequence ATGCGTGATCTAATCTCTGCCGCTTTCCAAACGCACCCGCATCTCCCCGCCCTGTCTCTGCCGCAGGGTGAAGTTTCCTACCACGCCCTTTGGGAGGCGGCTGGCCAAGTGGCGAAGAGCCTCCAGTCCCTGCCTCCAGGCCCCATCGGCATCCTCGGCGGGCGAGAGCCTGCCATGTATGTGGGCCTGCTCGCCGCCATGCTCAGTGGCCGCGCTTACGTGCCCCTGAATGCCAAGTTTCCGCCCAGCCGCCTCGCTGAAATGCTGCGCGTGGCCGGTTGCGCAGGTGTCCTGCATGATCCCGCCTCCCAGCCCCTACTGGAAAGCCTCTTTGCCGAGGCTCAGCTTTCGCTGGCTGATACACGCACGGTTAGCGGCCCATCTCCTTTAGGGGACGTGACGCTGAGTGTCCCTGGGGCCGATGCAGGCCTAACGAAAAGTGGGACTGAAAACGAGGCCTTCGCTTACATTCTTTTCACCTCCGGCAGCACGGGCAAGCCCAAGGGCATCGGCATCACTCCTGAAAATCTTCAGACCTACCTGGCCCACGCCACCGCTGCCTATGGGGTAGCCCCTGGGGACCGTGCTTCCCAGATGTTTGAGCTCACCTTCGATCTCAGCGTGCATGATCTGTTTGTGACTTGGCTGGGCGGCGGTTGCCTCTGCGTGCCTGCGGGCATGGACATGATGGCCCCCGCGCGCTTCATCCTCACCCAGCGCATCACCCACTGGTTCTCCGTGCCCTCCACGGCGTCCTTACTGGCGCGGCTGCGCCTCCTCCGTGAAAATGCCTTCCCCACTTTAAAACAGAGCCTCTTCTGCGGTGAGGCGCTGCCCACCGCCCTGGCGCAGCAATGGCAGGCTGCGGCACCGCATTCGCAGGTGTGGAATCTCTATGGGCCGACGGAGGCCACCATCGCCATCACCGCACATCAGGTGGGCACGGCAGGCGATGGCGAAGAACGTCCCGTCGTCCCCATCGGCCAGCCCTTTCCAGGCCACCGCACCGCCCTGGTGGTGGATGGTAAACCCGTCGCGGCAGGGGAAGCGGGGGAACTTTGGCTCTCCGGCCCTCAAGTCTCCCCAGGTTACCTCGCCAATGAAGAAAAAACTCGCGAGGCCTTTGTCACCCTCAGCGCTGACCCGGATGACTCCCGGTGGTACCGCACGGGCGATCTGGTGCGGGCGGGTGAAGACGGCACCCTGCATTACCTGGGGCGGCTGGACAGCCAGATCCAGGTGCATGGGCACCGCGTGGAGCTGGGGGAGGTGGAGACCGCCCTGCGCAGCGCCGCCGGTGGGCGCTCGGTGGCTGCCATCGGTTGGCCACGCAGTGGAGCGACCATCGAAGGCATCGTCGCCTTTGCCGAAGGCAGCGGCACGCCCGAAGACGCCCAGGCACTGCTAGCCACCCTGCAGACTCAGTTGCCCGCCTACATGGTTCCCTCACGAATCGTCTTTGTCGCAACGATGCCTTTGAATTCGAATGGAAAGACGGATAGAAACGCCTTAGCCCTGCTGCTCCCATGA
- a CDS encoding RNA recognition motif domain-containing protein produces MNTKMYVGNLPFSATDVDLRDLFAQFGGVTDVFLPMDRESGRPRGFAFVSMDTPEAMTAAITGLNGKDFGGRSLTINEARPKEERPAFGGGGGGGRGGYGGGGGGGGGRGGYGGGGGGGGGRGGYGGGGGGGGGRGGKSWDRDRGGKGEGGERW; encoded by the coding sequence ATGAATACGAAAATGTATGTGGGGAACCTCCCCTTCAGTGCCACCGATGTTGATCTGCGCGATCTCTTCGCCCAATTCGGCGGCGTTACCGATGTCTTCCTGCCAATGGACCGTGAGAGCGGTCGCCCACGTGGGTTTGCGTTCGTCAGCATGGACACACCGGAAGCGATGACGGCAGCCATCACTGGCCTGAATGGCAAGGACTTCGGTGGTCGCTCCCTGACGATCAATGAAGCTCGTCCGAAAGAAGAGCGCCCTGCCTTCGGTGGCGGCGGCGGCGGTGGCCGTGGTGGCTACGGCGGCGGTGGTGGCGGCGGCGGTGGCCGTGGTGGCTACGGCGGCGGTGGTGGCGGCGGCGGTGGCCGTGGCGGCTACGGCGGTGGTGGCGGCGGCGGCGGTGGCCGTGGCGGCAAAAGCTGGGACCGTGACCGTGGTGGCAAGGGCGAAGGCGGCGAACGCTGGTAA